Proteins co-encoded in one Callospermophilus lateralis isolate mCalLat2 chromosome 2, mCalLat2.hap1, whole genome shotgun sequence genomic window:
- the LOC143391653 gene encoding olfactory receptor 4C16-like, whose protein sequence is MHLNNNVTEFILLGLTQDPFRKKIVFVTFLLFYLGTLLGNLLIITTIKTSRALGSPMYFFLFYLSLSDTCFSTSIAPRTIVDALWKKATISFSECIIQVFSLHFFGCLEIFILILMAIDRYVAICKPLHYMTIMSRRVCSVLVAVAWVGSCVHSLVQIFLALRLPFCGPNEIDHYFCDLEPLLKLACTDIYVTNLLLVSNSGAICTVSFVMLMFSYVIILHSLRNHSAEGRRKALSTCISHIIVVILFFGPCIFIYTRPATTFPMDKMIAVFYTIGTPLLNPLIYTLRNAEVKNAMRKLWSKKLVSDDKR, encoded by the coding sequence ATGCACCTGAACAATAATGTGACTGAGTTCATCTTACTTGGGTTGACACAAGATCCATTTAGGAAGAAAATAGTATTTGTTACATTTTTGCTTTTCTATTTGGGGACTTTGCTGGGTAACTTGCTGATTATCACCACCATCAAGACCAGTCGGGCACTTGGCAGTCCAATGtacttcttccttttctatttatcCTTATCTGACACCTGCTTCTCTACTTCAATAGCCCCTAGAACAATTGTGGATGCCCTTTGGAAGAAGGCCACTATTTCTTTCAGTGAGTGCATAATCCAAGTCTTTTCATTGCATTTCTTTGGCTGCCTGGAGATCTTCATCCTCATCCTCATGGCCAttgaccgctatgtggccatctgtaAGCCCCTGCACTACATGACTATCATGAGCCGCCGGGTCTGCAGTGTGTTGGTGGCTGTGGCCTGGGTGGGGTCCTGTGTGCATTCTTTAGTTCAGATTTTTCTTGCCTTGCGTTTGCCTTTCTGTGGTCCCAATGAGATCGACCACTACTTCTGTGACTTGGAACCCTTGTTGAAGCTTGCCTGCACAGACATTTATGTGACCAACCTCCTCCTGGTGTCCAACAGCGGGGCCATTTGTACAGTGAGTTTTGTCATGCTCATGTTCTCCTATGTCATCATCTTGCATTCGCTGAGAAACCACAGTGCAGAGGGGAGGAGAAAGGCCCTGTCCACCTGCATCTCCCACATCATCGTGGTCATCTTGTTCTTTGGACCttgcatatttatatacacacggcCTGCGACCACCTTCCCCATGGATAAGATGATAGCTGTGTTTTATACCATCGGAACACCTTTGCTGAACCCTCTGATTTACACACTGAGGAATGCAGAAGTGAAAAATGCCATGAGGAAGTTGTGGAGCAAGAAATTGGTCTCAGATGACAAGAGATGA
- the LOC143390233 gene encoding olfactory receptor 4C11 translates to MQPKNNVTEFVLLGLTQDPLRQKMVFLIFLIFYMGTVVGNMLIIVTIKCSRTLGSPMYFFLFYLSFADSCFSTSTAPRLIVDALSAKKVISYNECMTQVFSLHLFGCMEIFVLILMAADRYVAICKPLHYPRIMRRQVCHILIVLAWIGSFIHSIAQIILALRLPFCGPNLIDHYCCDLQPLLKLACMDTYMINLLLVSNSGAICSSSFVILMISYVVILHSLRNHSAEGRKKALSTCTSHIIVVVLFFGPCIFIYTRPPTTFPMDKMVAVFYTIGTPFLNPLIYTLRNAEVKNAMRKLWHVKTASENKA, encoded by the coding sequence ATGCAGCCAAAGAACAATGTGACTGAGTTTGTATTGCTAGGATTGACACAGGATCCTCTGAGGCAGAAAATGGTGTTTTTAATCTTCTTAATTTTCTATATGGGGACTGTAGTGGGGAATATGCTCATTATTGTGACCATCAAGTGCAGCCGGACACTTGGAagccccatgtacttcttcctgttTTATCTGTCCTTTGCTGATTCCTGCTTTTCCACTTCCACAGCCCCTAGATTAATTGTGGATGCTCTGTCTGCAAAGAAAGTCATATCCTACAATGAGTGCATGACACAGGTCTTTTCACTGCATTTGTTTGGCTGCATGGAGATATTTGTCCTCATCCTCATGGCTGCTGatcgctatgtggccatctgtaAGCCTTTGCATTACCCAAGGATCATGAGGAGGCAGGTCTGTCACATCTTGATTGTCCTTGCCTGGATAGGGTCCTTTATACATTCCATTGCTCAGATTATCTTGGCCTTGAGATTGCCCTTCTGTGGACCCAACTTGATTGACCATTACTGCTGTGATCTGCAGCCCTTGTTAAAACTTGCCTGCATGGACACATATATGATCAATCTGCTGTTGGTGTCTAACAGTGGGGCAATTTGTTCCAGCAGCTTTGTTATTTTGATGATATCATATGTTGTCATCTTGCATTCTCTGAGAAACCACAGTGCAGAAGGGAGGAAAAAAGCACTGTCCACTTGCACATCTCACATCATTGTTGTCGTCTTGTTCTTTGGTccctgtatattcatatatacacgCCCCCCAACCACGTTCCCCATGGACAAGATGGTGGCAGTGTTTTATACCATTGGCACACCCTTCCTCAACCCACTCATCTACACGCTGAGGAATGCAGAGGTGAAAAATGCCATGAGAAAGCTTTGGCATGTTAAAACTGCATCAGAAAACAAGGCATGA